The following are from one region of the Halogeometricum sp. S3BR5-2 genome:
- a CDS encoding DUF7565 family protein — MSLWKCGVAGCDGRFETAADAVIHQTVEHERHECRICGTVVPEGYFAIRHAFEEHSRAEFVRAYDANSSHVRERERVKDEIESEMDLRSVVETLESRGAL, encoded by the coding sequence ATGTCCCTGTGGAAGTGCGGCGTCGCCGGGTGCGACGGGCGGTTCGAGACGGCGGCGGACGCGGTCATCCACCAGACGGTCGAACACGAGCGTCACGAGTGTCGAATCTGCGGAACCGTCGTCCCCGAGGGCTACTTCGCCATCCGCCACGCCTTCGAGGAGCACTCCCGTGCCGAGTTCGTCCGCGCCTACGACGCGAACTCCTCGCACGTCCGCGAACGGGAGCGGGTCAAAGACGAAATCGAGTCGGAGATGGACCTCCGGTCGGTCGTCGAGACGCTCGAAAGTCGGGGCGCGCTGTAA
- a CDS encoding endonuclease V, whose amino-acid sequence MRPANPEFLPDPALSREEMEDLQFEVADAAEWTDAFEFDPAEVSLGTGASLTGERPLVAGVDQAFLDEEAVSAIVVMRGGEVVERVHAVTDLDIPYVPGLLSFREGGPIVAAFEELDSDPDLVVFDGSGRIHFRQAGLATHLGVVFDVPSVGVAKNLLCGRTTEETDGRPEGWRTEVLADDSVENAAAGDPIGHAYQSRQYDSEPIINPLYVSPGHRVSVATATDLVSRLCGGYKLPEPTREADAYAEEAKGEYV is encoded by the coding sequence GTGCGCCCGGCCAACCCCGAGTTCCTCCCCGACCCGGCGCTCTCCCGCGAGGAGATGGAGGACCTCCAGTTCGAGGTGGCCGACGCCGCCGAGTGGACCGACGCGTTCGAGTTCGACCCCGCCGAGGTCTCCTTGGGCACCGGCGCGTCGCTGACGGGCGAGCGACCCCTCGTCGCCGGCGTCGACCAGGCGTTCCTCGACGAGGAGGCGGTCAGCGCCATCGTCGTCATGCGCGGCGGCGAGGTAGTCGAACGGGTCCACGCGGTGACCGACCTCGACATCCCCTACGTTCCGGGCCTGCTGTCGTTCCGCGAGGGTGGCCCCATCGTCGCCGCCTTCGAGGAACTCGACTCCGACCCCGACCTCGTCGTCTTCGACGGCAGCGGTCGCATCCACTTCCGGCAGGCGGGCCTCGCCACGCACCTCGGCGTCGTCTTCGACGTGCCGAGCGTCGGCGTGGCGAAGAACCTGCTGTGCGGGCGCACGACGGAGGAGACGGACGGCCGACCCGAGGGCTGGCGGACCGAGGTGCTGGCGGACGACTCCGTCGAGAACGCCGCGGCCGGCGACCCCATCGGGCACGCCTACCAGTCCAGACAGTACGACTCCGAACCCATCATCAACCCGCTGTACGTCAGCCCGGGTCACCGCGTGTCGGTGGCAACGGCGACGGACCTCGTCTCGCGGCTCTGCGGCGGCTACAAGCTCCCCGAACCGACCCGCGAGGCCGACGCCTACGCCGAGGAGGCGAAGGGCGAGTACGTGTAG
- a CDS encoding ArsA family ATPase, with the protein MTNIDVEPVDRVDDDDAHDGHAAEGDAEESTELSVDVETRTTDGADLPDRVDAPEYVLYGGKGGVGKTTMAAATALASAAAGTSTLVVSTDPAHSLSDTLGAPVPAEPAQVRDDMPLYASEIDPDEVIDGPFASEEDAGGFDAADLDADDNPFEDDGTGGPGQGGAGGQNPFGMDMGGMEDVLGDMMGPGSMPGADEAAAMQQLLAYLDDPRFDRVVVDTAPTGHTLRLLELPELMDSMLGRIARMRQKFSGMMDQMKGMFGGGNPEEGMADLDELRERIERLRAVLRDPERTDFRVVMIPEEMSVVESKRLIDRLDGYGIPVQTLVVNRVMENLADVTTTPVDSEWVVSPNLEECEFCQRRWAVQQRALQRATDLFRGRNVKRVPLLADEVSGEEALRVVAACLS; encoded by the coding sequence ATGACGAACATCGACGTCGAACCCGTCGACCGCGTCGACGACGACGACGCGCACGACGGTCACGCTGCGGAGGGCGACGCGGAGGAGTCGACGGAGCTCTCGGTCGACGTGGAGACGCGGACGACCGACGGCGCCGACCTCCCCGACAGGGTCGACGCGCCGGAGTACGTCCTCTACGGCGGGAAGGGCGGCGTCGGGAAGACGACGATGGCGGCCGCGACGGCCCTCGCCTCGGCCGCCGCCGGCACGTCGACGCTCGTCGTCTCCACGGACCCCGCCCACTCGCTGTCCGACACGCTCGGCGCTCCCGTCCCCGCCGAACCGGCGCAGGTGCGCGACGACATGCCCCTGTACGCCTCCGAGATAGACCCCGACGAGGTCATCGACGGGCCGTTCGCGTCCGAGGAGGACGCGGGCGGGTTCGACGCCGCGGACCTCGACGCCGACGACAATCCGTTCGAGGACGACGGGACGGGCGGTCCCGGACAGGGCGGCGCGGGCGGTCAGAATCCCTTCGGGATGGACATGGGCGGCATGGAGGACGTGTTGGGAGATATGATGGGCCCGGGGTCGATGCCCGGCGCGGACGAGGCGGCGGCGATGCAGCAGTTGCTCGCGTACCTCGACGACCCGCGGTTCGACCGCGTCGTCGTCGACACCGCGCCGACGGGGCACACCCTTCGGCTGCTGGAACTGCCCGAACTGATGGACTCGATGCTCGGACGCATCGCCCGCATGCGCCAGAAGTTCTCCGGGATGATGGACCAGATGAAGGGGATGTTCGGGGGCGGGAACCCGGAGGAGGGGATGGCCGACCTGGACGAACTGAGAGAGCGCATCGAGCGACTGCGCGCGGTGCTGCGCGACCCCGAACGGACGGACTTTCGGGTCGTGATGATCCCCGAGGAGATGAGCGTCGTCGAGTCGAAGCGCCTCATCGACCGCCTCGACGGTTACGGCATTCCGGTGCAGACGCTCGTCGTCAACCGCGTCATGGAGAACCTCGCGGACGTGACGACGACGCCCGTCGACTCCGAGTGGGTCGTCTCGCCGAACCTCGAGGAGTGCGAGTTCTGCCAGCGCCGGTGGGCCGTCCAACAGCGCGCCCTCCAGCGCGCGACGGACCTCTTCCGCGGCCGCAACGTCAAGCGCGTTCCTCTCTTGGCCGACGAGGTGAGCGGCGAGGAGGCGCTCCGCGTCGTCGCGGCGTGTCTGAGCTGA
- a CDS encoding inorganic diphosphatase, which translates to MTNLWEDIETGPDAPDVIYAVVECLKNERNKYEYDKDIPGVVLDRVLHSNVHYPSDYGFMPRTYYDDEDPFDVLVLVEDQTFPGCIIEARPVALMGMDDDGEKDDKVIAVPTEDPRYDDVQDLDDLSEQQKREIAEFFETYKNLEKGKEVETLGWEDADAAKDAIEHAMDLYEENFA; encoded by the coding sequence ATGACTAACCTCTGGGAAGACATCGAGACCGGTCCCGACGCGCCCGACGTGATCTACGCCGTCGTGGAGTGCCTGAAGAACGAACGCAACAAGTACGAGTACGACAAGGACATCCCCGGCGTGGTCCTCGACCGCGTCCTCCACTCGAACGTCCACTACCCCTCGGACTACGGCTTCATGCCCCGGACGTACTACGACGACGAGGACCCGTTCGACGTCCTCGTCCTCGTCGAGGACCAGACGTTCCCCGGGTGCATCATCGAGGCCCGCCCCGTCGCCCTGATGGGGATGGACGACGACGGCGAGAAGGACGACAAGGTCATCGCCGTCCCCACGGAGGACCCCCGCTACGACGACGTGCAGGACCTCGACGACCTCAGCGAACAGCAGAAGCGCGAGATAGCCGAGTTCTTCGAGACGTACAAGAACTTAGAGAAGGGCAAGGAAGTCGAGACGCTGGGCTGGGAGGACGCCGACGCCGCGAAGGACGCCATCGAACACGCGATGGACCTCTACGAGGAGAACTTCGCGTAA
- a CDS encoding rhomboid family intramembrane serine protease: MATCDECGKHENLPYQCRRCGRTFCAEHRLPENHDCPGLSEWNDPSGVFDSGFDDSVNQQGRTKGALDRLTGTGGPMSYFRGNMSYVFLGLMWITFAFQFFVFPLLGFGPRTELWQTVFVLRPGHIGYVWTWVTSMFAHGGFTHIAFNSIALYFFGPVVERYINTRRFVLLFFAAGILAGLAQVASTLLTVGAVGAGVVGASGAIMGVLGVLTVLNPGLRVYLYFVIPMPLWVLTFGFAAFSIVAGFGVTGGAGALGGNVAHLAHLAGLVVGLLYGAHVKNSVRTPESLQFGRGGGGGGGMGGPGRF; encoded by the coding sequence ATGGCTACGTGCGACGAGTGCGGGAAGCACGAGAACCTCCCGTATCAGTGTCGGCGCTGCGGGCGGACGTTCTGTGCGGAACATCGGTTGCCGGAGAACCACGACTGCCCGGGCCTCTCGGAGTGGAACGACCCCTCGGGTGTGTTCGACAGCGGCTTCGACGACTCGGTGAACCAGCAGGGCCGCACGAAAGGGGCGCTCGACCGCCTCACCGGGACGGGCGGGCCGATGAGCTACTTCCGGGGGAACATGTCCTACGTGTTCCTCGGACTGATGTGGATCACCTTCGCCTTCCAGTTCTTCGTCTTCCCGCTACTCGGGTTCGGCCCGCGGACCGAACTCTGGCAGACCGTGTTCGTCCTCCGGCCGGGACACATCGGGTACGTCTGGACGTGGGTCACGTCGATGTTCGCCCACGGCGGCTTCACCCACATCGCGTTCAACAGCATCGCGCTGTACTTCTTCGGCCCGGTGGTCGAACGCTACATCAACACCAGGCGGTTCGTCCTCCTGTTCTTCGCCGCGGGCATCCTCGCGGGCCTCGCGCAGGTGGCGAGCACGCTCCTGACCGTCGGGGCCGTCGGCGCGGGCGTCGTCGGCGCCTCGGGCGCCATCATGGGCGTCCTCGGCGTCCTCACCGTGTTGAACCCCGGACTTAGGGTGTATCTCTACTTCGTCATCCCGATGCCCCTGTGGGTCCTGACGTTCGGCTTCGCCGCGTTCAGCATCGTCGCCGGGTTCGGCGTCACCGGCGGCGCCGGCGCCCTCGGCGGCAACGTCGCCCACCTCGCCCACCTCGCGGGACTGGTGGTCGGTCTGCTCTACGGCGCGCACGTCAAGAACAGCGTCAGAACGCCCGAGTCGCTCCAGTTCGGCCGCGGCGGCGGTGGCGGCGGCGGCATGGGTGGACCGGGGCGGTTCTGA
- a CDS encoding metal-dependent hydrolase translates to MNKDGHVLNGALLAVGLGVILAVDPTAGPLVEETPSALALTAATRVAELSLPIILGALFPDVDTAFGRHRKTLHNLPVLALFVAFPYVFGNLQFVWVGVATHYVLDVVGSKRGIALFYPLSPREYDLPTGVATSSKWATTVTVVVTAVELVALAVVHYYVFALDTPLSEAAVLLGL, encoded by the coding sequence ATGAACAAAGACGGCCACGTCCTGAACGGCGCGCTGTTGGCGGTGGGGTTGGGCGTCATCCTCGCCGTGGACCCGACGGCCGGCCCACTCGTCGAGGAGACGCCGTCGGCGCTGGCGCTCACGGCGGCGACGCGAGTCGCCGAGTTGTCGCTGCCGATAATCCTCGGCGCCCTGTTCCCGGACGTGGACACGGCGTTCGGCAGGCACCGCAAGACGCTGCACAACCTCCCCGTACTCGCCCTCTTCGTCGCCTTCCCGTACGTCTTCGGCAACCTCCAGTTCGTCTGGGTGGGCGTGGCGACGCACTACGTCCTCGACGTCGTCGGCTCCAAGCGCGGTATCGCGCTGTTCTACCCCCTCTCCCCGCGGGAGTACGACCTGCCGACGGGCGTCGCCACGTCGAGCAAGTGGGCGACGACGGTGACCGTCGTCGTGACGGCAGTCGAACTCGTCGCCCTCGCCGTCGTCCACTACTACGTGTTCGCCTTGGACACGCCGCTCTCGGAGGCGGCGGTGCTGTTGGGGCTGTGA
- a CDS encoding transcription elongation factor Spt5 — MPIFAVKTTARQERTVADMIANREEPEIHAVLAPDSLTSYVMVEADNNAVINRVLEEIPHARGLVGDGQATSSMAEVEHFLSPTPDVEGIAEGDIVELVAGPFKGEKARVQRIDETKDQVTVELYEATVPIPVTVRGDQIRVLDSEER, encoded by the coding sequence GTGCCCATCTTCGCCGTAAAGACGACCGCGCGACAGGAGCGAACCGTCGCCGACATGATCGCCAACCGCGAGGAACCGGAAATTCACGCCGTCCTCGCGCCCGACTCGCTCACGAGTTACGTGATGGTCGAGGCGGACAACAACGCGGTCATCAACCGCGTCTTAGAGGAGATTCCGCACGCCCGCGGCCTCGTCGGCGACGGTCAGGCCACCTCCAGCATGGCCGAAGTCGAGCACTTCCTCTCGCCGACGCCCGACGTCGAGGGCATCGCGGAGGGCGACATCGTCGAACTCGTCGCCGGCCCGTTCAAAGGCGAGAAGGCGCGCGTCCAGCGCATCGACGAGACGAAAGACCAGGTGACGGTCGAACTGTACGAGGCGACGGTCCCGATTCCGGTCACGGTCCGCGGAGACCAGATTCGCGTGCTGGATAGCGAGGAGCGCTGA
- a CDS encoding SDR family oxidoreductase produces MHPKTVLITGCSSGIGRAAALSFLEEDWRVYATARNPADIETLGEKGCELATLDVTEQDDVDRVVDRIVEEEGHITCLVNNAGYGQFGPLEDVPTEQVHRQFDVNVYGPHRLTRAVLPHMRRQDEGTVVNVSSVAGRISFPGGGVYSGSKFALGAMTDALRNEVAEYGVDAVLVEPGPVATNFSDRAAEQVEGTNEIPGIERSGAYESWYDIFEDSQVLGGAGPAAIPPERVAEDIVDAASSTKPRSRYFPGTPARVAALARYLPNSWVDTAYSYLRKLA; encoded by the coding sequence GTGCATCCGAAGACGGTTCTCATCACGGGCTGTTCGTCCGGCATCGGTCGCGCCGCAGCGCTGTCGTTCCTGGAGGAGGACTGGCGCGTCTACGCGACGGCCCGCAACCCAGCCGACATCGAGACGCTGGGGGAGAAGGGCTGCGAGTTGGCGACGCTCGACGTGACCGAACAGGACGACGTCGACCGCGTGGTCGACCGCATCGTCGAGGAGGAGGGCCACATCACCTGCCTCGTCAACAACGCGGGCTACGGCCAGTTCGGGCCGCTCGAAGACGTGCCGACCGAGCAGGTCCACCGCCAGTTCGACGTGAACGTCTACGGCCCCCACCGCCTCACCCGCGCCGTCTTACCTCACATGCGCCGGCAGGACGAGGGCACCGTCGTCAACGTCTCCAGCGTCGCCGGGCGCATCTCCTTCCCCGGCGGCGGCGTCTACTCGGGGTCGAAGTTCGCCCTCGGCGCGATGACCGACGCCCTGCGCAACGAAGTCGCCGAGTACGGCGTCGACGCCGTCCTCGTCGAACCCGGCCCGGTGGCGACGAACTTCTCCGACCGGGCGGCCGAACAGGTCGAGGGAACCAACGAGATTCCCGGCATCGAACGCTCCGGGGCGTACGAGTCGTGGTACGACATCTTCGAGGACTCGCAGGTGCTCGGCGGCGCCGGCCCGGCGGCCATCCCGCCCGAACGCGTCGCCGAGGACATCGTCGACGCCGCCTCTTCGACGAAGCCCCGGTCGCGCTACTTCCCCGGCACGCCGGCCCGCGTCGCCGCCCTCGCGCGGTACTTACCGAACTCGTGGGTCGACACGGCGTACAGCTACCTCAGAAAACTCGCCTGA
- a CDS encoding CinA family protein: MREFADDPPVEERLGDILRDADETLAVAESCTGGLVGSLITDVPGSSDYFDRSVVTYSYGAKLTELAVSRESLDEHGAVSDPVAREMAAGVRDTAGTDWGVATTGVAGPSGGTDEKPVGTVYVGVAYRGEWGSGDSYTTAARHEFDGNRLQVKERFARAALKTVETAVRSRRV; this comes from the coding sequence ATGCGCGAGTTCGCGGACGACCCGCCCGTGGAAGAACGCCTCGGCGACATCCTCCGGGACGCCGACGAGACGCTGGCCGTCGCGGAGTCCTGCACCGGCGGCCTCGTCGGCTCTTTGATAACGGACGTGCCGGGGTCGTCGGACTACTTCGACCGCTCGGTCGTCACCTACTCCTACGGGGCGAAGCTGACCGAACTGGCCGTCTCGCGGGAGTCGCTGGACGAACACGGCGCCGTCTCCGACCCCGTCGCCCGCGAGATGGCCGCCGGCGTCCGCGACACCGCCGGCACCGACTGGGGCGTGGCGACGACGGGCGTCGCCGGCCCGTCCGGCGGCACCGACGAGAAACCCGTCGGGACGGTGTACGTCGGCGTCGCCTACCGCGGCGAGTGGGGCAGCGGCGACTCCTACACCACGGCGGCGAGACACGAGTTCGACGGGAATAGATTGCAAGTGAAAGAGCGGTTCGCCCGCGCCGCCCTGAAAACGGTGGAGACGGCCGTCCGGTCGCGGCGCGTCTGA
- a CDS encoding pyridoxal phosphate-dependent aminotransferase codes for MSADETANDEYDEPLFFQVMQYAARSDGDVVGMVSGNPDWEPPAALRDGLREYADADPPEFQYPASEGLRRLREEIAARRNVDASRIVVTNGTGEANYLAMAGAMERDAGREFLLTDPVYPYYPGKATMLGGTATKVPVLESGDPDVAAMREAASAETAAVLVNTPNNPTGAVYDRETVEALHDIAEENDALLLVDEVYDHFDFSGEFESALTLDSDRVVVTTGFSKSMAITGFRVGYAVFPEDLVEAAKTRHMLVNVATTRPGQMAVHRALEETPTEYYEETREMLRERIASFTDALDAAGATYTTPKGAFYVMARFDDFPGTMANVEKLIDEAGVAGMPGEAFGEAYDDWIRFALVTPRADEAAERLDDYFA; via the coding sequence ATGAGCGCGGACGAGACGGCGAACGACGAGTACGACGAGCCCCTGTTCTTCCAGGTGATGCAGTACGCGGCCCGGTCGGACGGGGACGTGGTGGGGATGGTGTCGGGCAACCCCGACTGGGAACCGCCGGCGGCCCTGCGGGACGGCCTCCGGGAGTACGCCGACGCCGACCCCCCGGAGTTTCAGTACCCCGCGAGCGAGGGGCTCCGCCGCCTGCGCGAGGAGATAGCCGCCCGCCGGAACGTCGACGCCTCCCGAATCGTCGTGACGAACGGGACGGGAGAGGCGAACTATCTCGCGATGGCCGGGGCGATGGAACGGGACGCAGGACGCGAGTTCCTCCTCACCGACCCGGTGTACCCCTACTACCCGGGGAAGGCGACGATGCTCGGCGGGACGGCGACGAAGGTGCCGGTGCTGGAGAGCGGCGACCCCGACGTGGCGGCGATGCGCGAGGCGGCCTCCGCGGAGACGGCCGCCGTCCTCGTCAACACGCCGAACAACCCGACGGGGGCGGTGTACGACCGCGAGACGGTCGAAGCCCTGCACGACATCGCCGAGGAAAACGACGCCCTCCTCCTCGTCGACGAGGTGTACGACCACTTCGACTTCTCCGGGGAGTTCGAGAGCGCCCTGACGCTCGACTCCGACCGCGTCGTCGTCACGACGGGCTTCTCGAAGTCGATGGCGATAACGGGCTTTCGGGTCGGGTACGCCGTCTTCCCCGAGGACCTTGTGGAGGCCGCGAAGACGCGCCACATGCTCGTGAACGTCGCCACCACGCGCCCCGGACAGATGGCCGTCCACCGCGCCCTCGAGGAGACGCCGACCGAGTACTACGAGGAGACGCGCGAGATGCTCCGCGAGCGCATCGCGTCGTTCACCGACGCTCTCGACGCCGCGGGCGCGACGTACACGACGCCGAAGGGGGCGTTCTACGTGATGGCGCGCTTCGACGACTTCCCGGGAACGATGGCCAACGTGGAGAAACTGATAGACGAGGCGGGTGTCGCGGGGATGCCCGGCGAGGCGTTCGGCGAGGCGTACGACGACTGGATCCGCTTCGCCCTCGTCACGCCGCGGGCCGACGAGGCGGCCGAACGCCTCGACGACTACTTCGCCTGA
- a CDS encoding PadR family transcriptional regulator yields MSEAQTVNGSGLARDLTAFQQNILVILAEEPMYGLAIKRNLEDYYGTEVNHGRLYPNLDDLVEMGLVEKSELDKRTNQYELTEKGHDAVLDRFAWMLDKFVTDETRADEVRELIDANL; encoded by the coding sequence ATGTCAGAGGCACAAACAGTCAACGGCTCCGGGCTGGCTCGCGATCTGACCGCGTTCCAGCAGAACATCCTCGTCATTCTGGCCGAGGAACCGATGTACGGACTCGCGATCAAGCGCAACCTCGAAGACTACTACGGTACCGAGGTCAACCACGGGCGCCTGTACCCGAACCTCGACGACTTAGTCGAGATGGGACTCGTCGAAAAGAGCGAACTGGACAAGCGGACGAACCAGTACGAACTGACCGAGAAGGGCCATGACGCGGTCCTCGACCGCTTCGCGTGGATGCTCGACAAGTTCGTCACCGACGAGACGCGCGCCGACGAGGTGCGCGAACTCATCGACGCGAACCTGTAG
- the ftsZ gene encoding cell division protein FtsZ, producing the protein MDSIVDDAIDEAEETGDGGSVDGLDNDQVPRSGTMTDDELKDVLQDLQTDITVVGCGGAGGNTVNRMHEEGIEGAKLVAANTDVQHLVEIEADTKILMGEQKTQGRGAGSLPQVGEEAALESQEEIYDAIEGSDMVFVTAGLGGGTGTGSAPVVAKAARECGALTIAIVTTPFTAEGEVRRTNAEAGLERLRDVADTVIVVPNDRLLDAVGKLPVRQAFKVSDEVLMRSVKGITELITKPGLVNLDFADVKTVMERGGVAMIGLGESDSDSKAHDSVKSALRSPLLDVDISGANSALVNVTGGSDMSIEEAEGVVEEIYDRIDPDARIIWGTSVDEELDGTMRTMIVVTGVESPQIYGRSDGGESETRSDSEPQAQAPQQGQDIDFVE; encoded by the coding sequence ATGGACTCTATCGTCGACGACGCGATTGATGAGGCCGAGGAGACGGGGGATGGGGGGTCCGTCGACGGGCTCGACAACGACCAGGTGCCCCGGAGCGGCACGATGACCGACGACGAACTGAAGGACGTTCTACAGGACTTACAGACGGACATCACCGTCGTCGGTTGCGGCGGCGCGGGCGGCAACACCGTCAACCGGATGCACGAGGAAGGCATCGAGGGGGCGAAACTCGTCGCCGCCAACACCGACGTCCAACACCTCGTGGAGATAGAGGCCGACACGAAGATTCTCATGGGCGAGCAGAAGACCCAGGGCCGCGGCGCCGGGTCGCTGCCGCAGGTCGGCGAGGAGGCCGCCCTGGAGTCCCAAGAGGAGATTTACGACGCCATCGAGGGCTCCGACATGGTGTTCGTCACCGCCGGCCTCGGCGGCGGCACGGGGACGGGTTCGGCGCCCGTCGTCGCCAAGGCGGCCCGCGAGTGCGGCGCCCTGACCATCGCCATCGTCACCACGCCGTTCACCGCCGAGGGTGAGGTTCGTCGCACGAACGCCGAAGCGGGCCTCGAACGCCTCCGCGACGTGGCCGACACGGTCATCGTCGTCCCGAACGACCGCCTCCTCGACGCGGTGGGCAAACTCCCCGTCCGGCAGGCGTTCAAGGTGTCCGACGAGGTGCTCATGCGCTCTGTGAAGGGAATCACGGAGCTCATCACGAAACCCGGACTCGTCAACCTCGACTTCGCCGACGTGAAGACGGTGATGGAACGCGGCGGCGTCGCCATGATCGGTCTCGGCGAGTCCGACTCCGACTCGAAGGCGCACGACTCCGTCAAGAGCGCGCTCCGGTCGCCGCTGCTCGACGTGGACATCTCCGGCGCCAACTCCGCGCTGGTGAACGTCACCGGCGGCTCCGACATGAGCATCGAGGAGGCCGAGGGCGTCGTCGAGGAGATTTACGACCGCATCGACCCCGACGCGCGCATCATCTGGGGCACCTCCGTCGACGAGGAACTCGACGGGACGATGCGGACGATGATCGTCGTCACCGGCGTCGAGTCGCCGCAGATTTACGGGCGCAGCGACGGCGGCGAGTCCGAGACCCGTTCGGACTCAGAACCGCAGGCGCAGGCGCCCCAGCAGGGACAGGATATCGACTTCGTCGAGTAG
- a CDS encoding D-aminoacyl-tRNA deacylase, translated as MIAVVVSRADSASVHVGERLLELGEWDERTDDSRSDAEGGGTYYETEGFELREFDGLHIELEGVAAAFSEPPEFVAFVSRHSGETGPLLTAHFTGNFGPAEYGGEEGTFARACPNAGKAVVEAFDRHAPEGYGVGIECTHHGPTDVGAPAMFVELGSDEDEWADPEGARAVARSVLDLSGVDADRERQLVGFGGGHYAPRFERIVRETDWAVGHVGADWPLDAMGSPESEDNREVIRRAFEASGAEYAVVDGDRPALVEAVESLGYRVVTETWTRETAGVSLARLDELEATLSSVEDGLRLGADASGEDGADDAGGATTESDPAPDDYVVVSLPDDLLSEAAGIDLDAAREAVSANAVAFETREGGTKAAGRAALVDEARYDDIVDSLVAVLAEKYDEVRREETAVVAVRESFDAAAAAELGVPEGPAFGKLSAGRSVELDDREVTPDEVLSEEKVIFRI; from the coding sequence GTGATAGCCGTCGTCGTCAGCCGCGCGGACAGCGCATCGGTCCACGTCGGAGAGCGCCTGCTCGAACTCGGGGAGTGGGACGAGCGGACCGACGATTCGCGCTCCGACGCCGAGGGCGGCGGAACCTACTACGAGACGGAGGGCTTCGAACTCCGCGAGTTCGACGGCCTGCACATCGAACTGGAGGGCGTCGCCGCCGCGTTCTCGGAACCCCCCGAGTTCGTCGCGTTCGTCTCCCGGCACTCCGGCGAGACGGGGCCGCTCCTCACCGCCCACTTCACCGGTAACTTCGGCCCGGCGGAGTACGGCGGCGAGGAGGGGACGTTCGCCCGCGCCTGCCCGAACGCGGGGAAGGCCGTCGTCGAGGCGTTCGACCGTCACGCGCCCGAGGGGTACGGGGTTGGAATCGAGTGCACCCACCACGGCCCGACGGACGTCGGCGCGCCGGCGATGTTCGTCGAACTCGGCAGCGACGAGGACGAGTGGGCGGACCCCGAGGGCGCCCGCGCCGTCGCCCGGTCCGTCCTCGACCTCTCGGGGGTCGACGCCGACCGGGAGCGGCAACTCGTCGGCTTCGGCGGCGGCCACTACGCGCCGCGGTTCGAGCGCATCGTCCGCGAGACGGACTGGGCGGTCGGACACGTCGGCGCCGACTGGCCCCTCGACGCGATGGGTTCCCCCGAGAGCGAGGACAACCGCGAGGTGATACGCCGGGCGTTCGAGGCCTCCGGCGCCGAGTACGCCGTCGTCGACGGCGACCGACCCGCGCTGGTCGAGGCGGTCGAGTCGCTCGGCTACCGCGTCGTCACCGAGACGTGGACGCGGGAGACGGCCGGCGTCTCGCTCGCCCGCCTCGACGAACTCGAAGCGACCCTCTCGTCCGTCGAGGACGGCCTCAGACTCGGCGCCGACGCGAGCGGGGAGGACGGTGCGGACGACGCGGGCGGCGCGACTACCGAGAGCGACCCGGCGCCCGACGACTACGTCGTCGTCTCGCTCCCGGACGACCTGCTCTCCGAGGCGGCCGGCATCGACCTCGACGCGGCCCGCGAGGCCGTCTCCGCGAACGCCGTCGCCTTCGAGACGCGGGAGGGCGGGACGAAGGCGGCGGGGCGGGCCGCCCTCGTCGACGAGGCGCGTTACGACGATATCGTCGACTCGCTGGTCGCGGTCCTCGCGGAGAAGTACGACGAGGTGCGCCGCGAGGAGACGGCCGTCGTCGCCGTCCGCGAGTCGTTCGACGCCGCGGCGGCCGCCGAGTTGGGCGTCCCCGAGGGGCCGGCGTTCGGGAAACTCTCGGCCGGCCGCTCCGTCGAACTCGACGACCGCGAGGTGACGCCCGACGAAGTACTCTCGGAAGAGAAAGTAATCTTCAGAATATAA
- a CDS encoding protein translocase SEC61 complex subunit gamma, with protein sequence MDVKYDLNSYVRVLKLASTPSWQEFSQIGLIAGAGIFLVGFMGFVIFALMTFLPGGA encoded by the coding sequence ATGGACGTCAAGTACGACCTGAACAGTTACGTGCGGGTGCTGAAACTGGCGAGCACCCCCTCGTGGCAGGAGTTCTCCCAGATCGGTCTCATCGCCGGTGCCGGCATCTTCCTCGTCGGCTTCATGGGCTTCGTTATCTTCGCGCTGATGACCTTCCTCCCCGGGGGTGCGTAG